The following is a genomic window from Candidatus Gastranaerophilales bacterium.
TCCTACTGTAGTTCCGAGGTAATCAGCTATTTCTTCCGCCAATTTTGCATTTGAACGGCCTGCGAATAGCTTAATGTCATGAGTTGGATTAATAGTCTTTTCGCCTTGCGGGAATACCATTTGAAGTTCCATTCTTGCCTCCTAAAGCATTTTTTATTTGGATTAGTGTATAATTTTTGCGAGTTTAGATTTTACCCAGTTTTGAATTACTCTTAGGGGTGCTCTTGTTATAGCGAGGGCACCTGCTTCAATGTCTTTGGTGATGATGCTTCCTGCACCGATTGAAGCATTTTCGTGGATAGTGACGGGGGCAACGACGACAGTATTAGAGCCGGTGTTAGCTCCGTCTTTGATGATGGTTTTACTTTTAATTTTGTTAATGGGGTTGTAGTTTGCGGTAATAGTTCCGGCACCGATATTCACGCCGGAGCCGATTTCGCTGTCGCCGACGTAGCTTAGATGGCAAACATTGGTGTGGTCTTTTATTGTTGATTTTTTAATTTCGACAAAGTTGCCGATTTTAACGAAATCACCGATAACGGCCCCTCCTCGAAGGTGAGAGAATGGACCTATTTTGCAGTTTGAACCGATAGTGTTTGTGCCTGATATATATACATTCGGTAGAATAGTTGTATCGGCACCGATAGTGGTGTCAGGGGATATGAATGTCGAATCAGGGTCAACAATTGTAACTCCATTTTCAAGATGTTTGTTGATTATTCTTTTATTTAAAATTTTTGTAGCTTCGGCGAGGTGAGTTTTAGAGTTAATGCCGAAGATTTCTTCGTTATTTTTCAATACATAAGATTGAGATTTAAGACCGTGAGTGACAGCCCATTGAACGATATCTGTAAGGTAGTATTCACCTTGAGCGTTATTGCATTGGAGTGTTTG
Proteins encoded in this region:
- a CDS encoding sugar phosphate nucleotidyltransferase; the protein is MINNNTRAIILAAGKGTRMKSDLPKVLHPIFDKPLLGYVLDAVNNTKIVDENYVIVGHKAELVEKYVNDNYTNAKCILQMPQLGTGDAVHKAYNDLKDFSGEVIILCGDAPLITPETITDFIETHRKKHASLTVMSALFDNPTNYGRIVRNQSGGLQAIVEEKDATPEQKNIKEINAGIYCLDWKTISAAFQTLQCNNAQGEYYLTDIVQWAVTHGLKSQSYVLKNNEEIFGINSKTHLAEATKILNKRIINKHLENGVTIVDPDSTFISPDTTIGADTTILPNVYISGTNTIGSNCKIGPFSHLRGGAVIGDFVKIGNFVEIKKSTIKDHTNVCHLSYVGDSEIGSGVNIGAGTITANYNPINKIKSKTIIKDGANTGSNTVVVAPVTIHENASIGAGSIITKDIEAGALAITRAPLRVIQNWVKSKLAKIIH